The genomic DNA ATCGCGGCCTGGACGGCATCCGCCGCCGCGCCGACCTGTTCGGCGGCACCGTCGACCACGGCCGCGACCCCGCCGACCGGTGGCGCATCACCGTGTCCATCCCGATCGGAGCCGCATGACCACGATCCGCGTCCTGATCGCCGACGACCACGCCATGTTCCGCTCCGGGCTGCGCGCCGTGGTCGACGCCCACCCCGACACCGAATGCGTCGCCGACGTCGGCGACGGCCGCTCCGCCATCACCGAAACCGCCCGCCTGCACCCGGATGTCGCCATCCTCGACGTGCGCATGCCCAAACTCGACGGGCTCGCCGCCACCGAGGCCATCGTCGCCGCCGGCGGCACCCGCGTGCTGGTGCTCACCACCTACGACAGCGAGGCCGGGCTCGCCCGCGCCCTCGCCGCCGGCGCCAGCGGCTTCCTGTTGAAAACCCTGCCGCCCGAAGAACTGCTCGCCGCCATCCGGATCGCCGCCCGCGGCGACGCGGTCATCGACCCATCCATGACCCGCCGCCTCGCGGCCCGCTTCGCCGGTACCCTCGCCCCCGCCCCCGTCCCGCCCGAACTGGCCGCCCTCACCGCCCGCGAACACGAGGTCCTGCTCCTGCTCGCCGACGCCCGCAGCAACGCCGAGATCGCCGCCGCCCTCGGCGTCGGCGAGGAAACCGTCAAAACCCACGTCTCCCGCATCCTCGCCAAACTCGGCGTACGCGACCGCATCCACGCCGTCGTCTACGCCCACCAGCACGGACTGGCGTCAGCGAGCCGCCGGTGACACCAGCCCGTGCCGCAGCCTGCTCGGCGATGGCCCGCACACCATCACCGAGCGCGCCGAGACCATCGAACGCATCGACCCGAGGTGCATCGACTGCACACTGGCGGCGACTGCCGACAAGAGCCTCTCCCCGCGAACGAGCGCCGCCGTACGAGGGCGAACCTCGCGCGGCGGCGCATCGGCCACGTCAGTGCCCACCGCTCGAATCAGGACAGGCGCCCGTCGTAATCGGGCAGCTTGTAACCCTTTTCGTAGTTGCCGCCCTCGAGGTCGGTCGAGCGGTTGCCGACATTGGCGGTGATGATGTAGCCCTGCTCGGTGTACTGGCGGCGGCAGCGCTGCTTGGTGGCGGCCTTGCCGGAATCGCCGACCGAGCGCACGCACATCCCGTCGACCGGGTATCCGGCGTTCGACACCGCCCAGCGCGCGGACTCGGCCTCGGGCCGGTAGGAGGCGAACAGCACGCTGAATCCCTTCGCCTTCGCGTGCCGCGCGAACTCCAGCACCGGCGGCGTGGCCTTGCCCGGGGCGTAGTGGGTCTGCAGCGCGGTGTTATCGATATCGAGAACGATGGCGAGCTTGTCGCCGCCGCGCGCCGCGCGGTCGTCGAGATAGGTGGGGCCGTCCTGCATGACCGCGGCGACATCGCCGAGCCACTGCCGATGGGAAGGCAGCGCATCGTCGGCCCGGGCCGCCTGGGCGGGCAGGACGATACCGGCCAGGGCGAGCACGGCGAGAAGGGTGGTACGCGTGGTCGAAGTCATCGCGCCACCGTGACCCGGACACCTCAATGATGTCCGAATCGTCCCCCAACGGCGGGTGAGGCCCGCGTGAATGCTCGCCCCGGCCGATCCCTCATCGGGAGTGCTGATAGTCCTGCACCCAGTGGAATCCGGTGCTGTACAACCGGAAAGCACTGCGGTCGACCCGGTTCAGCGTCATCGTCACCCGATGCCCGTCCAGCAGGCCCCGCAACCGCAACTCCGCCGCCGACGGCTGCTCGAAGGTGAACCGAGCCGAACTCAGCTGCCCCGGCACCGCGCCCTGCGGACCCGGCATCGCGAACATATCGAGGTGATGCTTGACGAGATCGACCTGCGCCATCGCCGGAATCATCCGATCGTCCATCACCTGATAGGTCGCCGCCCCCGGCGTCTCGATGATCAGATTCCGCCACCGGCCCTGATCGGTCAGCAGCGGCGGCACCGGCTGATCGTCGCGGGTGAATTCGGCGACCGACCAGATCCCGTACAGCGGCGGCCTGTCCTGCCCGCCGCCGACCTCCCGGAACGTGGTCCAGCCCAACTGCGCGGTCGAGGCCACCACCCACACCCCCAGCACGACCTGCACCGCCACCGCGATGCGCCGCGCCCGCGGCGCCCGCCACGGTTCCGGCCGCGACCCCGGACCCACCGCGCGATCGCGCACCAGCGCATCCAGCAGCCGCCGCGCCTCGGGCGCCAGCAGCACCATCGACAACAGCAGCAAATGCCCGGACAAAATCTTCACCGGCACACCGAAGGTCATGTTCAGCACGAACACCTGCGCCATGCTCACCAGGCTCAGCATCGCGCCCAGCACCGCGGTGCGCGGCACGAACAGCAGCACCCCCGCCGTCACTTCCGCACAGCCGAGCAGGATCTCGTACGGCTGCGACGCCCCGACCTGATTCCACAGCACCCCCATCGGCGACAGATCGCCGAACGGCTTCAGCAGCGTGGTCAACGCCGGCTCCGGCATCTGGATCGGAATGGCCTTGGCCAGGCCGTAGCTGACCATCTGCACCGCCAGGCACAACCGCACGAACAGCAGAAACCATCCGGCGAGCCGGCGATAGTCGCGCCGCCGCCGATCCAGCACCGACCACACCACCGTCGCCGCCGTCGCCACCACCAGCAGGCAGAACAGCAGCACCCATTGGAAGGGCTGATCGCCGCTGGCCGAGTCGATGCGCAGCGTGGCATCGACGCCGAAGACCGTGCGCCCCACCCAGTGCACCAGCGGCGACAGCGGCCGCACCAGCCACAGACTGGCATCGATCGGCAGCAGGGTGCGGAACCAGCCGACGAAATCGTAGAGAATCTGCGGATCGGTCAGGCAGAACAGCCCGAAGTACACGAAGCAGAACCGGAAGACCACCCGGGTCGCGGCGGGCCACCGCGGCCCGGTGCGAGTCGGCTCACTCACCGCCTCTGCCTCCGGATCCGCCTGTGCCACAGCCTCACTCATCACATCCCTTTCCGGGGCCCGGCGCGCCCGCACCCCGCACCGCGGGCGCGCCCTGCCGACGGGCGCGGCCCCGCGCAGCGAAGATTCCAGCCCGCCCGGCCCGGTTCAAGACCACGATTCCGGTGGCGGTAACACTGAGGTGCCACGAATCAGGTTGGTGGACCGTACCTTTCGGCGGGCCGGTCACGACCGTGACCACGGCATCCACGCGATCCGCCTTGTCCCCCAACCGGATCGGCGACGCCTCGACACGACGAAGTGCCCGGACGCTCGGTATCGGACCCGATCCCGGCGCATCGACATCGGGCGGCCCATACGATCGATGCGGCGGCCTCGGCGGCGCCACGCGACGGAGCGAGCGACCGCTCGAACCGACCCCGAGTGCCCGACACGCCGGATTGGATCGCCCTTTCGGCGGCGTGGCTCCTCGGCCGTGACCGGCCCCGGCAACCCGGCCACAACCCCGGCAAATCACCCGCATCCGCGTCCGCAAACGTGCCCGCAACGCTCGTTACCCCGATTGTCCTCGCGGTGTGTCGTTGCGCGACGCGGCGTCCGGTGATGTTCAATCGGTGCCGTTGAGGTTCCAGCGAACGAGTGAAAGGTTGTAGACATGGCACTTCCCACCATGACCGCCGAGCAACGCTCAGCAGCGCTGGCCAAGGCCGCTGCGGTCCGCAAGGCGCGGTCGGAACTGATCGAGCAGGTGCGCAAGGGCAAGGTCTCCATGGGCGAGGTCCTCAAGCGCGCCGACAAGGAGGACCTGGTCAAGAAGACCAAGGTCGCCGCCGTGATCAAGGCCCTGCCCGGCATCGGACCGGTCAAGGCCGCCAAACTGATGGACGAGGCCGAGATCCCCGCCGACCGCCGCATCGGCGGCCTGGGCTCCCGTCAGCGCGCCGCCCTGCTCGAGGCGCTCAAACACTGACGCTGGCTGGAGGCGCTCAGCACCCGGTCCCACCCCGCAACGCGGCACAGGCCCGCGATTTGGACCTTGCGGACCGATCAGATAACCTTGCTGAGCACCACCGGTCCGGGTGGCGGAATGGCAGACGCGCTAGCTTGAGGTGCTAGTGCCCGATTAAGGGCGTGGGGGTTCAAGTCCCCCTCCGGACACTCTCTACGGTGCGATTGCACCATGTCTGCGTCGGCAGCGGTTGTCGGCGAGTAGCTCTTCCCGGCACGGACATCAATTGGCTGTGCCGGGCCTCATCGTCGAGCGTAATGCGATGCAGATCTGGATTTGATTGTGCCGCAGGGATATTCGGTGTTTTATGGTGCATCACGTCGTGGTTTCGGGAGCCTGGGGTTGCAGGCTGGACTGGCCAAGTCGGTGTGCAAGTGGGCTTGAACACCGGCGCGGTCGAATTTCGGCGAGTGCGGTCGGTGTGGAGGGGGCTTGAACACCGGCGTTGTCGGGTCGGCCGCGACTGTGTTTCGGCTAGCGTCGGTGGACCCTTGATCGCGTACCTCCACGCGGGGTCACGATTGCTGGAATGAATGAATTCTTCGCAGTTCCAGTTCCTTTGGACATTGTTCCGGCGCTCGTGCCGCCCGCGGTAGAACGGCGAGGGATCGTCGCGGCGGTGTTGCCGGCGTTGCCTCCGCCACGGATCCTGCCGGATCCGGCGGATCGTTGTCTGGTGGCGGTGTCGCGGCTGGATCGGTCGGGCCGATTCCGGGCACATCGGTTGTTGCGGGCGCTGGGCTGGTCGCCGGGGCAGCGTCTGCGGTTACGGGTGGACGGTTCGATGACGGTGATCGTTCCCGACCGGGCCGGGGTGCGTGCGGTCACTGCTCGCGGTGTGCTGGCTCTGCCGGTGGCGGTGCGTCGGTTCACCGGCCTGGATGATGGGCCGGTGGTCGCTGTCGCGGTACCGGCGCGGGAGTTGATGTTCGTCGTCCCGGTCGGCGCGCTGGTGTCGGCGTTGATCGAGCGGTTGGACAACGGCCATGACCGCTGACCCGGACAGGATCGCCGAAGCCCGCCGCCTGCTTGCCGCCCTCGGAGTGAGCCCCGCCGATCTGCGCGACCGCCCGCCCGTTCCGACCCTGGGTGATTATCTCCCGCGCGTGGTCGCTGCCGCGGGGCCGGGAGCGTTGAAGAGCTACCGGTCCTATTGGAATCATCTGCTGGTCGCGTTCGGAACCCGGCCGCTGGACCGGATCACCGCCACCGATATCGAGCAGCTCGAGTATCACGTGGCCACGCATGTCGTGCCGCGGCGCAGCAACCGCGACGGTCGGTCGGCGCGGGAAGCGTTCATCGCTGCCGCGCGTGCCATTTACAGCCGCGCCATCGCCGATGACCTGTTGCCTGCGGGTTCCTCGCCGGCTCACCGCGTTCCGAAACCACGCCGGCTGCCCAGCACCCGCCGGGCCCTCACCGCCGACGAACTCGACCAGATCAATGCCGCTGCCCGCGTCTCCGGCGACGATCCGGCGTTGGATGCGTTGTTGCTGCGACTGCACACCGAAACCGCGTGCCGGCGTGCCGGTGCCCTTGGACTGCGGGTCGGTGACCTGGAGACCAGCGAATGCCTGGTGCGGCTGCGGGAGAAGGGCCAAACCGTGCGATGGCAGCCGATCAGTCCCCAGCTCACCCACGCCTTGGCCGAGCACGCCACCGGCCGTGGTGCCCGATCTGCGGGATCGGATCTGCTGCGCTACCGCGACGGTCGCCCCCTGACCGCCCGCCGCTACGACAGCCTGTGGACCCGCATCCGCGGTCAGCTGCTCTGGGCGCAGGCGCAAGGTATCTCCACTCACTGGCTGCGTCACACCACCCTGACCTGGGTGGAACGCAACTTCGGCTACGGTGTGGCCCGCGCCTACGCCGGACACACCGACAGCACCGGCGCCGCGACCACCACCTACATCAAGGCCGATATCCACGCTGTCGCCACCGCGTTGGCCGCGATGACCGGCCAACCCCACCCCCTCGCTGTTCCGGTCGACGAACTCCACCCCGTCTGGCGAAGAAGCGGTACCGGAACTTGACGATTGACGGTGGCGTAGGGCCGTCGATCGAGCCGACACGCGCAACAATCAATCCGGCGGCCGCTTTGGCGATCTCCAACGACACACGCTCGGCACACAATGCTACTGCGCGTTCGTAGTGGTGAGGAAGTTGTCGTTGTCGGTGTTCTCGATCTGCCGGGCGACCTCGACAAAGCGTGCGACTGTGCCGTCGCGGACGCTGGCGAAGAGATGGGATTCGAAACGCAGGGCAGTACCGTTCGCGGCGACCATGTGGAACAGGTACCGCCCTGCTACCGCGGCTGGGGTGCTGATCTGCTCGAGTACCTGTAGTTCTCCTCCGCCGGCCGCAAGTTTGCGCATCTCGCGCACGTGCGGAGCGAATTCCTGGCGCTGAAACACTTGGCCGTTGATGCGCTGCACGAAATCCGGTGCGAGGAGCCGGTCCAGGGTGGTCTCCAGCGGCTCGGCGTCCTCGGTGCCGTACAGCAGTTCGGTCAGCACGGCGGGCAGGTCGAACTGTTCGGTCATGCGAACCGCCCCCGTCGGGCCTGGCCCTCGCGCACGGTCTGGATTCGCCAGCCGGCGGCGGTGCGGGTGTAGGTCAGCCTGGAATTCATGAATGCAGCACCGAATTCGCCGTCCATCGCGGATGCTACCCAGAATTGCCACTGTCCGGTCGCAGTGTCGCCGGAGACGGTGACGATCGGATTCATGAACGAGTGGAGGGCGGCCTCGATCGCCGAGGTGGCCTCGGGCAGCGCTGCTGCGATGGCGCCGGCGCCTCGGATGGCGTGGTAGTGGGTGCCTTCCCAGCTGGCATCGGGGGCGAAGATCTCCGGGATCGTCTGCACATCAAGGGTTTTGCCGTCCCAACCTTGGTTCACCGCGTGGGCGTAGCGGGCGGTGAGGGTACGGATCTCTTCGCTATCTTCCAGTCGCTGAATCCGTTGTTCGAGAGTGGATTGCGGTGGGCGGGCGGTGCGGATCGAGTCGGCGGCCCGGCCGAGCGCGTCGGCCAGCGCGCGGGCGGGATCGGCGGGGGCGTCCACGGCGCGCCAGGCGATGTAACCGTCCGGACGTACCAGGGTCGCACCGGAGTCGTGCACGCCGTAGGTCGCTCCGAACGGCCGTGGGTCGACCGCTTTCGCGTCGACGCCGATCAGCACGAGCCGCACTGTGACACCGGTGGCGCGAATGGCTGCGGCGACCGGTTCTGTCCAGTGGTCGTCCTCGGACACCAGCACCCAGCCGCGCTGGAAGAGATCCAGCGTGGATTCTTCGGTGCCGTCCACCAGGATTCGCAGGTGCGGGGCGCGGGTGCCGGGTTGGCCGGCCCATTCGTCGGGGCGCAGCGCCGCCGGCAGCTCCGCGCCCGCGCCGAGGACTGCGGCCGAGCGATAGAGCTGGCCGAGTTCGATCGCGTCCTCGGGCAGTACCGGTACGTCCGATTTGGGGGTCTTCAGGAATGCTTTGTAGTCGGCGCGTGCGAAGAGTTGTTCGTGCCGCAGCAGTGCGATCGGGCGCCGTTCGGCGCTGTAGGTCTCCAGCAGGCCCGGGGTGGACTCGCCCGACAACACCGCCGCCAGCTTCCAGGCCAGGTTGTGTGCGTCGTCGATGCCGGTGTTGGCGCCGAAACCCCCACGATTGGGCGGCAATTGGTGGGCGGCGTCGCCGGCGAGGAACACTCGCCCGGCGGAGTATCGATCGGCGATGAGCGCGGCCAGCTCCCACCGGCCGCCGGCGATCACGTCGATAGGTAGGTCGCTGCGGCCGATCGCGCGCTCGATGGCCGCGCGTTGGGCGGCCTCGTCCCGGTCGAGGTCGTCGTCGAGCATCAGGACCCAGCGGCCGTCGGAGTAGGTGATCAGAAACGGCGTGAAATCGTCCTGCTCGATTTCGAACTGCACGATCCCTTTAGCGAGGTACTCCTCGAGAGGAGCGCGAAACAGGATGCTGCGTTGCACCGACAACAATCCCTCACCACTGCGGCCGATACCCAGTGCATTGCGAATCGGGCTGGTTGCCCCGTCGGCTGCCACCAGATACTGTGCACGCACCTGATATTCGCTGCCGTCGTCGCGGCGTCGCAGGGTGGCGGTCACGCCATCGGCGTCCTGACCGAAGCCGATCATCTCGGTACTGGGCCGCAGCTGAGCGCCCAATTCCACTGCCCGCTGCCGCAGGATCGGTTCCAGCCGATCCTGGGCGATGGCCGTCGCGTGCACGGGGGAGTATTCGATCGCGGGTCCGTTCGTCGTGCTCGGCGGCGTCCACGGATACTCCTGGAACCAGGTGCCCGCCAGGCTCTCCACTCGGGCGCGTCGTGGTGGCTTGCTGCCATGCTCGGAGGGTGGCAACTCGACTCCGGTGGCGCGAAACAACTCCAGCGTCCGAGTGGTGTAGCCGATCGCGCGCGGATGCACCGAACTGCCGGCATGCCGCTCCACCACCATGGCAGGGATTCCCCGCCAGGCGAGGAAGACGGCAGCGGACAGCCCTACCAGGCTGCCGCCGACGATGAGCACCGGTGTGGTCTCGATGGTTGTCTCGGTCATGTTTCTTACTCCATTCATCGGTGGGATCACTTGCCCGCCAGGGCTGTTGCCGGGCGTGGCTGTTTTCCAGCGCGGCGAGAGCGCCGTTGTCGGTAACCAACGGTGTCGAGCCGCTGTGCCGGTCAGAAATGCGGATACTGGAACTGCGGTGTCATCGCGCTGATTTCGCGCGGGCGGCAAGCTCGGCGACTTTACGGGCGTCGGACGACCCGGGCTCGACGGTGAAGAGGTACAGCTTCAAATCACCCTCGGGAACTGTCAGGACGTGGCCATCGGTGTGGATCAGACCCAATTCGGGGTGATCGATGGACCCGCGCCGATGCGCGAATTTGGCTGTGGCGCCGGTGACCCAGAGCTCGGCGAATCGCGGGCTCTGTTTCATCAGGTCGGCGATGAGAGCAGTGAGACCAGGGTCGGTCGGGTAACGGCTGGCGGTCTCGCGCAAATCGGCTACCAGCGATGCCTCGTACTCCAGCTCCTGGCGCCGCGAATCGGCAACGCAGTTGGTGGTGTTGGTGAAGTACCGCCACACCATATTGCGGTCGCGCGGACCGAGCGCAGCCGGATCACCGCACAGTTCGTCACCAAGTGTGTTGTAGGACAACAGTGTCCATGTCGCGTCGAACACACCCACGGCCACATCGTCGAGACGATCGAGCAGCTGCCGCGTGGCCGGACGGATACGCCGGTCGACCCGCCCCGGCTGCGCCACCGCATGGCCGGTGAGGATGCACAAATGCTCGTACTCGGCCCGGGACAGGCCCAGCGCATCGGCAACCGCTCGGAGCACTTGCAGCGATGGCCGGGCGCGGCCCTGTTCGAGACGTTTGATGTAGTCCGCCGACACCAGACTGAGCTCGGCCAGTTCCTCGCGCCGCAGACCGGGCGTGCGGCGGGAACCATTCTGGCCGGTGCACCCCACTCCGCCCGGGGAGGCGCGCCCGCGCCACTCCCGAAGCAACACACCGAACTGGTGGAGCTCGTGCACCAAATAACTATACAAATCAACGTTGTTCACGTTCGGCTCTTTGCTTGTCAGCGAGCAATTGGAAGACTTTCCGGGCGATGGCCCCATCGGCGCGGCGATACCAGCAAGCCTGCCTCGAGTCGTCTCCGCCAGCCTGGGCCAAGCTGTCCCACCCACCACTCCAGGGCCTCACTACCGGCCGCGCGGAGTCATATCGGCTGAACCACCCGGCAGCACAACGCCTCCGCCCCCTGCACGCGCACTCTTCATGACGGCCGGGGGCCGCTCTCCGGCAGCGGGCAACAGCGCCTGAGCAATCGGAATCAGTTGCGCAGCACAATCTTTCCGCGGGCATGGCGGCTCTCACTCAGCTCGTGGGCGGCAGCGGCCTCGGCGAGCGGGAATGCCGCCGCCAGCGGAATCCGTAACCGATCCCCCTCGCCGAGTGCCGCGGCGGTCCGCAGTCCGTGCAATGCCGGCGGGTCGGCGTCGGCTCCTCCGGCGGTGGTCGACAGGTGCACCCCATAGTTCGCCGCGTCGAAGTCTGCGATCGTCACCACCCGTTTCGCATCTCCGGCGATGGCGAGTAGATCCGGCAACGCGCCTCCGGCGCAATCGAATACCGCGTCCACCCCGGCCGGAGCCAGTGCCCGCACGCGATCGGCCAGGCGCTGCCCGTAAGTGGTGGGCGTCGCGCCCAACAAGCGCAGGAACCGGTGGTTGCGCTCGCTCGCGGTACCGATGACGGTGGCACCGCGGGCGACGGCGAGTTGGACGGCAGTCGTTCCTACCCCACCGGCCGCGCCCTGGATCAGTACGGTGTGGCCGGACGCGACCCCGAGGCGATCCAGGACCCGCGTCGCAGTCTCGACATTGGCGGCCGCGCCCCCAGCCTCCTCCCAGCTCCAGGTCGACGGTTTCGGTGCCCAGGCAGCCAGGACGGCGTACTCGGCATTGGTTCCGCCCAGCCGAGCGCTCGCTGTGACGCCGAACACTTCGTCACCGGCACCGACATCGGTGACACCGCTACCAACCTCGTCGACCACCCCAGCCGCGTCGAAACCCGTTGTGTGCGGCAACGTAAGAGGCACCCGCTCACGCAGCCCACCCGCCCGCAGGGCCGTCTCACTGGGCGTCACTCCGGATGCCGTGACCCGGATCCGGATCTCTCCCGGGCCGGCGTGCGGCGCCTCGATGTCACAAACCCGCAGTACGCTGGGCGGTCCGTACCAGTGAAACTGAACAGCTTTCATAACTTCGGACGGTAACCGAACACCGCGCCCGGATAACTGAAGTGAGAGGGGTGGACGAACAAGTGCCCCACATGCTGCGTTCGGATGCCCGCGACAACCGCGAACGCATCCTCGCAGTAGCGCGGAACGTATTCGCGACCGAGGGTTTGGACGTGCCGATGCGCGAGATCGCGCGACGGGCCCGTGTCGGGGCAGCCACCCTGTATCGCCGCTTCCCGACGAAGGAAGCCCTGGTCACAGCGGCGTTCGCCGAACAGATGACCGCCTGCACAGCCGTCGTACAGGAGGGGTTGGCCAGCGCCGACGCCTGGCAGGGCTTCCGCCTGGTGGTCGAGAAGATACTGGAGATGCACGCCCTCGACCGCGGCTTCGCCACCGCCTTCACCACCGAATTCCCCACGCAGGCCCGCACGTTCGGCACCGACCGCGATCGCACCGTGCGGGCCCTGCTCGAACTCATCCGGCGCGCAAAGGAATCCGGCGAACTCCGCGCCGACTTCGTCGTGGAGGACTTCCTCCTCGCGATGATGGCCAACCACGGCATCCGCACCGGCACTCCCGCGGCCACTCTTGCCGCCTCCCGCCGATTCACCGCGCTGATCATCCAATCCTTCCAGGCCCACCCGGCTGTGACTGCGCTCCCGCCGCCCGTCCATCTCCCCCTCACTCCACCCCGGTAGCGCCGTCGCGGGCGGCTTTGCTGGGCGTCGACTATCGCGTGCTGACGGCTTGCATCCAACTGCGTCGCGCCTGCAGGGCGCGGGTGGGCAAAGATTCACCCAGATAGGGTTGGGCACCGCTCATGTCGAGGTGGCCTGGTCGCGCCGGATGCCGTGATAGAGCAGATCGACGATCCGGCGGCCGGTTTGCTCCGGATCGAGACCCTCAGCAGAGCCGGAGTTGAGCCGGGCGAGAGCGGGTGCGACGAGAACCTCGCGAACGAGCTCGACATCGATGCCCGGATCGAGCTCGCCGACGGCGAT from Nocardia terpenica includes the following:
- a CDS encoding response regulator, producing MTTIRVLIADDHAMFRSGLRAVVDAHPDTECVADVGDGRSAITETARLHPDVAILDVRMPKLDGLAATEAIVAAGGTRVLVLTTYDSEAGLARALAAGASGFLLKTLPPEELLAAIRIAARGDAVIDPSMTRRLAARFAGTLAPAPVPPELAALTAREHEVLLLLADARSNAEIAAALGVGEETVKTHVSRILAKLGVRDRIHAVVYAHQHGLASASRR
- a CDS encoding HAD family acid phosphatase: MTSTTRTTLLAVLALAGIVLPAQAARADDALPSHRQWLGDVAAVMQDGPTYLDDRAARGGDKLAIVLDIDNTALQTHYAPGKATPPVLEFARHAKAKGFSVLFASYRPEAESARWAVSNAGYPVDGMCVRSVGDSGKAATKQRCRRQYTEQGYIITANVGNRSTDLEGGNYEKGYKLPDYDGRLS
- a CDS encoding DoxX family protein; the protein is MSEAVAQADPEAEAVSEPTRTGPRWPAATRVVFRFCFVYFGLFCLTDPQILYDFVGWFRTLLPIDASLWLVRPLSPLVHWVGRTVFGVDATLRIDSASGDQPFQWVLLFCLLVVATAATVVWSVLDRRRRDYRRLAGWFLLFVRLCLAVQMVSYGLAKAIPIQMPEPALTTLLKPFGDLSPMGVLWNQVGASQPYEILLGCAEVTAGVLLFVPRTAVLGAMLSLVSMAQVFVLNMTFGVPVKILSGHLLLLSMVLLAPEARRLLDALVRDRAVGPGSRPEPWRAPRARRIAVAVQVVLGVWVVASTAQLGWTTFREVGGGQDRPPLYGIWSVAEFTRDDQPVPPLLTDQGRWRNLIIETPGAATYQVMDDRMIPAMAQVDLVKHHLDMFAMPGPQGAVPGQLSSARFTFEQPSAAELRLRGLLDGHRVTMTLNRVDRSAFRLYSTGFHWVQDYQHSR
- the mihF gene encoding integration host factor, actinobacterial type; the protein is MALPTMTAEQRSAALAKAAAVRKARSELIEQVRKGKVSMGEVLKRADKEDLVKKTKVAAVIKALPGIGPVKAAKLMDEAEIPADRRIGGLGSRQRAALLEALKH
- a CDS encoding tyrosine-type recombinase/integrase — protein: MTADPDRIAEARRLLAALGVSPADLRDRPPVPTLGDYLPRVVAAAGPGALKSYRSYWNHLLVAFGTRPLDRITATDIEQLEYHVATHVVPRRSNRDGRSAREAFIAAARAIYSRAIADDLLPAGSSPAHRVPKPRRLPSTRRALTADELDQINAAARVSGDDPALDALLLRLHTETACRRAGALGLRVGDLETSECLVRLREKGQTVRWQPISPQLTHALAEHATGRGARSAGSDLLRYRDGRPLTARRYDSLWTRIRGQLLWAQAQGISTHWLRHTTLTWVERNFGYGVARAYAGHTDSTGAATTTYIKADIHAVATALAAMTGQPHPLAVPVDELHPVWRRSGTGT
- a CDS encoding FAD-dependent monooxygenase, whose translation is MTETTIETTPVLIVGGSLVGLSAAVFLAWRGIPAMVVERHAGSSVHPRAIGYTTRTLELFRATGVELPPSEHGSKPPRRARVESLAGTWFQEYPWTPPSTTNGPAIEYSPVHATAIAQDRLEPILRQRAVELGAQLRPSTEMIGFGQDADGVTATLRRRDDGSEYQVRAQYLVAADGATSPIRNALGIGRSGEGLLSVQRSILFRAPLEEYLAKGIVQFEIEQDDFTPFLITYSDGRWVLMLDDDLDRDEAAQRAAIERAIGRSDLPIDVIAGGRWELAALIADRYSAGRVFLAGDAAHQLPPNRGGFGANTGIDDAHNLAWKLAAVLSGESTPGLLETYSAERRPIALLRHEQLFARADYKAFLKTPKSDVPVLPEDAIELGQLYRSAAVLGAGAELPAALRPDEWAGQPGTRAPHLRILVDGTEESTLDLFQRGWVLVSEDDHWTEPVAAAIRATGVTVRLVLIGVDAKAVDPRPFGATYGVHDSGATLVRPDGYIAWRAVDAPADPARALADALGRAADSIRTARPPQSTLEQRIQRLEDSEEIRTLTARYAHAVNQGWDGKTLDVQTIPEIFAPDASWEGTHYHAIRGAGAIAAALPEATSAIEAALHSFMNPIVTVSGDTATGQWQFWVASAMDGEFGAAFMNSRLTYTRTAAGWRIQTVREGQARRGRFA
- a CDS encoding helix-turn-helix domain-containing protein, whose product is MGPSPGKSSNCSLTSKEPNVNNVDLYSYLVHELHQFGVLLREWRGRASPGGVGCTGQNGSRRTPGLRREELAELSLVSADYIKRLEQGRARPSLQVLRAVADALGLSRAEYEHLCILTGHAVAQPGRVDRRIRPATRQLLDRLDDVAVGVFDATWTLLSYNTLGDELCGDPAALGPRDRNMVWRYFTNTTNCVADSRRQELEYEASLVADLRETASRYPTDPGLTALIADLMKQSPRFAELWVTGATAKFAHRRGSIDHPELGLIHTDGHVLTVPEGDLKLYLFTVEPGSSDARKVAELAARAKSAR
- a CDS encoding NADP-dependent oxidoreductase gives rise to the protein MKAVQFHWYGPPSVLRVCDIEAPHAGPGEIRIRVTASGVTPSETALRAGGLRERVPLTLPHTTGFDAAGVVDEVGSGVTDVGAGDEVFGVTASARLGGTNAEYAVLAAWAPKPSTWSWEEAGGAAANVETATRVLDRLGVASGHTVLIQGAAGGVGTTAVQLAVARGATVIGTASERNHRFLRLLGATPTTYGQRLADRVRALAPAGVDAVFDCAGGALPDLLAIAGDAKRVVTIADFDAANYGVHLSTTAGGADADPPALHGLRTAAALGEGDRLRIPLAAAFPLAEAAAAHELSESRHARGKIVLRN
- a CDS encoding TetR/AcrR family transcriptional regulator, whose product is MLRSDARDNRERILAVARNVFATEGLDVPMREIARRARVGAATLYRRFPTKEALVTAAFAEQMTACTAVVQEGLASADAWQGFRLVVEKILEMHALDRGFATAFTTEFPTQARTFGTDRDRTVRALLELIRRAKESGELRADFVVEDFLLAMMANHGIRTGTPAATLAASRRFTALIIQSFQAHPAVTALPPPVHLPLTPPR